The segment GGACTGAACCAGAATGTTGATGTGATAGATCCTAAACTGTTGTATGAGCAGGAAATGTCCACTGATGAGCCTCTGAAGGCACAGATGCTTCTTTCAGTGTAAGTCACTCTGTTGCAGGATTGACCATCGAGACCTGAAAGATTAAATGTAGTTAGTAATCAATCAttaattatgtgtgtgtgtgtaaactaaGAGGAGACTACAAGAATGCTCCTCTTACAGTTTTAGGggaaaatagtggaaaattgTAACAAATTAATATACAAAATTTGGAGTGATGACACCAAAATTTGTAATTTTCACATAGAGACTGAAGACACAATAAATCTAGTTGTCAAAGTCTTGAAACGAGAGATTTTGTCTGATAATCAGGATAAAATATTTCTAAACtgttaaaactacatttttttacTCTTTGTCCTGTTACCATGTTGGCTgtatcaacaaactgaaagtgaagtcACGTCCtttatgttatctttatttcaCTATGATGTCTAGTagttttctgttattgtattattgtcacACATGTTGTAAGTGATgatttctataaataaagtgatgaaaaaaTGCTGACTGGGACCTGGATGTTCCTGCTTCATTCCCAGTGTCTGTGAGGCGTCTTGTCTTGGTGTAGTGGGGGCTGCCAATGGACCGCCTTTCTGAGACACatgtatgtttaaatgtgactattttcaGTCTGTATTTTGCATTGTGGAAATCTGTTATATGTCCATGTGTTTTGTAGAGCTCCTTGAGTGGTTGTGTACAAGTGTAGTTGGTGAAATCCGACCAGGGAGCTGCTGTACAGCTGGTGGGCTttggatattttcttttttttggtttgtttctgtTGGGGGAATTAGTTGTATGAagttaatcatgttttgttttgttgtgtttgcagctaGTGGGCCACTGCcttggtgttttctttttttgttttttgttttcttttttttgctaattttgattcagttgttttctttagttttttttgtgtgatgaCTCTGTTGACATCATTGAGCACACTGCCCAGGTGTACAGATTGTGAGCTCCTCTTGCACTAGTTTATGTgctgctttgtctttttaatctgATCCTGTTGCTGTCAGACGGAGTGTGTGTGACCATTAATGTATTGTGACCAAACAACTTGCTGCTTGTCCTCAAAGTCATTttatcaaattatatttttatataataaagaTTGTTATTTCTAATATAAGAGTGCTCCCTATTCATCTTTGTCTTCACAGTGTTTGAACCTGTATCTGTGGCTGGTGGTTGCCACAGTAACACAGAGCAGGTTGTATTGTTGTTGGGATACTGACAGCAGTAGAGGTCCTGTAGAGCtcaatgagaaaaacatggtgCCAATAACAAACAAGGCAGTAGGGGTGCTCATATTAGAAATACATGAAGTCATTGTACAGAACTTTAGATAAAAGACTCCACAAGATGCTGTTATGTTAGTGGAAGACTGTGAAGAAAACTCACAAACTGGAAGAGAGGGGAAATCCTCATGTCCTTCAACAGCACAGGAATAGCTGTCTGCATAATTAAAGTAGAATGAATGAGAAGATGTTCCTGTCCaaattttctgtccattcttgtaccagatgtagAAAGAACCATCAGGTAGATGACAACTGCTGAGACACTTCAGCTCTGCCCGCTTATCATTCCGGTCGTCTTTCCAGTCTCTGACCAGCTGCACCTGGAGATCTGTATATgtgaagaaagaacagaaatgtcatttatgttcagacacacacaaacattcacagtacTATTTCCAAGATATTAACCATTTGAAGTTACATTAAATTGtccaatgaaaatgttacctgtgacagtcaaagtgactccaggtgaaccagtaaatctccctcctggttggtttgttatgaacatgaacttgtactcagctgagtcgctctctctcaggtctgtgattctcagagtgcagtcgttcttatcacagtgatactgaCCACGACCTGAATACTCTGAGTCTGTTCTCAGATCCACAGGTTCATTATTATTCAATTTAGTGAACCAGAAAGTTTCCTTAACTGTAGTATCAGTGATCTTTTTTCTAGATGAGTATCTGTAGTTGCAGTTTATGTCCACGGTTGATCCTTTTAAGGCACAGATCTGAgtagaagtgtaagtcactctccagtcattctgaccctgtaccactgtaacacagagcacatcagaaaccacaatcagaTTCATAACAAGTTAAGAATCAGTGAATAAGACAAAGTGGATCATTTCCTtatgttcattttctttgtaatttATCGTATAATATCGACTTTTATTTCTGAATGAAACCTGGGTGAACACAGGAATATAAAAGTCCaaagacaaactgtttttttttaatttacagtacaaagaaacagttttagatgctgtttacagttaatctctctgtgcactgagaCAGAACATCGTACAGTCTGAAGGtgcagtgaaggaacaagaatgtattgaacctgtgaacattaatgcagttttactgaacaggataagaagaaggaaatgaatCATTAGAGAGTCTGTGCTTGTCttggttagtttcctctctgttagtTCTTTGGTCAAGTTGCTGCTGAGTTAAGTgtgaaaaccacaaagaaatgcagaacatgaCGTGATGGAAACTTCTGAAagcagctaaaataaaataggtGACAACAAGTTTTCACAGGGAGGGGCAACTGTTATAACCGtaacagctaaaacagttgTCCAGCTCTGCAGTACAGAGTGCAGAAATtaccaaacacatttaaaacatcatgatgagATGAAATTCTCAGTGCATTGCTGTACCATCATAGaactatgtatatatgcatatgcattaaaaaaaagcatatgtataaaaatatatgattcttACAATccatggagggagggtggacaaACCTTATTAGCTagacacccccacccccaccacccatgACGCAGCTGAAcatcttaatataatattattaaagtgttcagcagtaaatattgatgttatttttaccACTTTGCCTTCATTCAACAGCTATagtttacacagaaataaacagaagtgaatgtttggtgttgtagagtttaaaagttattcatcatactgcatcacacatacatcaaacctagaaaagtgctgatctgggatattttatatttactttcttaaaatgacttcatgctgctctgaataagtgtgctaaatgtcctacaatgtaaatgttgatatacagtacctgacacagagagaaggaagacaacaaatccactcgctgctgctgttaaactcatagctgctcctctcatctctctgtgaggcttcagagacaataaaatacatcaaataatgtaaacaacatgtaataATCATATCAGTAAACTATTCTACTTACAACAGAGAAGGACGTTGTCTGTTAAGATGCTCGTCCTCTGTGATCTGTGAGCAGAAGTCAGATATCAGGATGTTAAAAGACTTgacttcctttctctttcttagtattatgaatatgcatgaggagccaaatgacagtaaacacataAGTTCACACcaagttttactgttttcaaaagACTTAATATAATCTATGTTAGAGAGAATAACAGACCAGTGTTTTGACCTGttaaataaagagagaagagaaataatgagacatttttattatcttaCTCTTTTTAAGTGTGTGACAGTTCAgtgtctaaagaaaaaaacatgacacgTGACGGATGTGTGACATTTGGTTTGATGCATCTCTTCACACTTCTAGTGCATGTTAAGACACTGAATACACCACCATGAGTTCAAAGAGATGTACTGCATCAGTATGGGATGTAAGAAGTCACATGCTGAGCACAATGTTTATTGTAAGTATTAAGAAACAAGTAAAAAGCAAAGTTCATCAAAACATGATACAGAAATCTATGTGTAAATCAGATGACAAGATGTTTTACATATTCAGTTGGaaactcactcattcacaatCATTctgactgtaacacagagcacatcatcagtgatgaagCCTGAATCTGCAACACTGAAGCTTCACCACTAGAGGACAGTGAAACATCAGAGATACTGAATCACAACcctgaaacaacattttaccatcaatcactgattgtttcacacatttaaatgtactttgagtacttttcactttttatgatTGAGTTGCATCTTAATCTGTTTACTCTTGACATTGAATTcattaaacattacagttaGAGCTTCAGTTTCAGAAGTGTTGATTGTTCACATTGGTGACCTTGTTGTACAGTAGTTGAACAAACGCTCACAGTCGAGGTGTCtaagtatgaaaatgattcagtcagtgatCTACAGTTGTCACTAACAAATATGGACTGTTATACTGAAAAGGCTTCATACTCAGTAAACTGCCACACATTCTGCTTCCCTGAGTGACCCCAAAGAGTTTAAATGGACTGAAAAGGAGATAAACAGCTCACATGACAACTAAGATCTTCTTCaatacaaactgtgtctgtgcatCTTCATTTTAGCAACATCCCAAATCATAATAAATTATTACACTGTGACAAGTTTAAAAtacagggaaagagagaaattagTCAGCACGaaataacagatttttattgatttttatttgtcttcccAGCCGGTAAATAAATTGATGattctaaaaataaactcaaaataCACTTTCATTGTTCAAAGCTGAAACTTTCTGCACACTGTCGccctctgcagcagtgagaggAAACTGAAATCATGTCTCAACTACAGAGTTGTTGTGGAAGCTGTTTATTGTAACTGCAATACCTGGATTATGTGACATTCAGCAAAGTGTGATAGAACTGAGATTatgtttgatgtgtgtaaatatacagtatactgttcagtggtggagctcagagttttcttcttcctggaTTGAATCcaacaaaaactaaatgaaaatcaTGACTTTAAaactttgaaaagaaaaaactaagaaaataaattatctaatgttttctttattgttttaccTCGTCCACAGACTCAAGAGAAGCAGAAGAATCAGCATCAGGACCACCAGAATCACCCTGATGATATTCATTATAATTACTGATTTCCCTAAAAATGGAAATGGTTATCAATAAATGcagtgtacaagtgtgtgtgtgtgtgtgtgtgtgtgtgtgtgagaaggtCAATGAGCATAACTTATCTGACCCAACAGTCAGAAGTAATGTGGAGATGTGACGtcagtgatggtgaagatctgtcctgatgcttttggtgagtcttcattctccttgtaccaggtataattagctgctgggttagcatcactgctacaggtcagattcactgaactgccctccactatctcaccagagggactccGATTCAGGGTTAAGggaaaagttaagggaaacataaGTAATGATATCTAGCGTCTCATTCTCAATGTTGCATCACTTAcacttgtgaaaaagtgtttgATGTCGTAGCAAAAGCCTTAACAATGTTTAAACCttctttcagatttgtgaaacctttatccTGACAAAAAGAtcaggtccagatcaaaaactGCTGTTGCCAAAATCTGGACTAgatgattattattaagatCTGACAGatctaagtatagtggttttgGATCTGGACCTGATCtgatgtggtctggatgggaaAAACGCAGTGAAAtcatcttttttctgttttcataagcaaaaagGTTTCAGGAGTTTGGAGGCTTCATACAAAACAGATCTATGAACGGTAAAGACTTACTCTCTATAGCAACATGATGAAGTGAgctttaaagtggctataatcaatatttttacattgccaATGGATCAcattagtgctgcaactaacaattattttcaccatccagtaatctgttgattattgtctcaattaattgattagttgtttggtccataaaatgtcagaaaatggtgaaacatcttaatcactgtttcccaaagtccaagatgacgttttcatgttgctctgtgtttacTGGATTTGTAAATAAGCAACCATATTAACTCTGAAAGAGAGAATATTGATGCATcttcagcttgtttctgctgccccctgGTGGCCAAAAACAATCAGTGAATGTAAACTCAAAAATGTCctgaaacttttctttttctttcttgcagGTGCATGAGGGAGGAGACGATCATGTTCACCTCCGTGTTTACAAAAAACTCCCCTGTAATGGAAGAGACCTGGAGCTGAGTGATATGCAGCAATCAAAGAGCCACCACGACCCGATCGAGTACTTCTAATAGGATCACAAACCCAGCAAAGCATCCCACCAGTGCCTACAGGCTGCAGTCTCATTGTAATCAATCATTATCAAAATGTTCTGCTTCTTTTATCCTGGCTCATTATATAAAAacttaaatgtcttgttctcTAAATTTGTACTTGCGTtagaaaactgtgtgttttaatgttgtaggCGGTGCTGAAAGTACATCTCACAAATTTGAAATCCTTgaagatcccttccagacatgttttaagacaaataaaaatactctgcttgtaACAATAATGTGTGTTCTGATATGGTTTTTATACAAAGTAAGTAtaattaacagtttaaaatccttaaaatggcatctcctccttctctctcattaaaagaTCCAGACTGGTTGATGAAGCCACACCCAGCAGTGAGGGTACCGCAGGTGGGCTTCAATGTGACCTAAAGGTGTTtacataaattgaaaaaaagaggatgagTGTGTGAGAAATGTAGGTGTATGTACGTGACAGAGAGGTGGTGTGTCAGTCTTTACATCTAATACGACAGAGTGTGTTGTGAGGCTTGCTGAGCTCCAGCAGGCTGCAGTATTTGTTCAGTTTGGTGATGAGTGTCAGATAACTGAACAACAGCTGGTCTGCTCCTTTCTCATCCTGCTCCTCCTGGATCTGACAATTTTCATGTTACAAAGATGCTcctttttaagcaaaaaatgttatcattttcatttattctacatcacaacaacaaaagtaGATGTTAAAGTCTTGACTCACATCTTCTCCAGCTGCAGGTCGTCCATGTGAGGGGCAAACCTCAAACGATGTTACTTTGGTTTTCTTCAGACTCAGGTGGAGCAGCTGAGGAATAGAGAGACCATAATgtaaaatagtaaataatagTAGAGATAATTCTGTGCAATTACCTAATTGCCACAAATTGATGCTAATAAAAATACTATGTGGCATTATTGAGGCTTGAGTGTTCATGCATGTGTACCTTAAGGCCTGCGTCTGTGATAAGTTAAAAGAATGATGCACTAAAAGGGCCATACAAGCTTAAAAAGGACAGTACACTTAAAATGCTGTGATAAGGTTAAAAAGATCATAGTCATGAGAAACAATTTATaagatgtgtttaaaatgggttaaaaaaaagtaggaATTCATTATGTCAAAAGAGGTTAAAATTTTAAAAGGtctttaattaattcattgttcATTTCATCCTTTATTGTCAGAGGTTCAGCCATAATGGTATTATCAGTGATCCGCAAAGTAGTCTTAATCTACTAGCGTGAGATCGATTGCTTTTGTCTCCACCCACGTATCCAGGGGAACTCGCGGTGTTTTTCTTCATTCGAGTAAACGCTCTCACTGAAGAAATCACTCGTATCACTCTTGTGATTATTTCTCCCCGTTTCAGGTATGTTGTCGGCATTTGACACTATTAAGGTGGTTGTAATAAATTTTCTAATATGTTTGAGTGTCAAGTGAATGTATGTGTAACATTTCAAGTGAGTTAAAGTAAAGTTTGCCGAATATGGTAAAGTGTCTGGCGAGCTAGCTCCCGCTTGTTAGCAGAGTTCAACCCGTAACTACGCCAATTGCTTCCGCCATTTTGTGAATCCAATTGTCTACATATGCAGATgtattttacacagtttttctATATTGTCTATTTAGTAACTTTTACAAGGTTATGAGAGGTTACTGAGTTACAGCAGTATATTATTTACCAGTAACAGTAGAGAGAATAGGAATTATGTCtcaaagaaatactgtatatttgtgtaacTTGAATAGGGTATGTATGCTACTGTAACCAGCCTGTTAAGCAGGGTAGCCTATGTTTATTTGTAGATTGTGTATATGTTCAATTATTCATTCGAGTAAACGCTCTCACTGAAGAAATCACTCGTATCACTCTTGTGATTATTTCTCCCCGTTTCAGGGGCGTAACACGTCCACTAGGAAGTGCATGTTGGTCGGGCTGCTGACTGGAGATTTCTTATCCCTCTCTTTGGGGTCGGGCAGGAGCAGGCAGCTGGGAGGGGGCAGTCGGGAGTCTGAGGGACACTGAGCTGATGCTTTTtctccacaaacaaacacacacagtatcataattaattatatttaaatttgtaggaatgtaatgtttaaataaattgCTGTTAAGGGAATTTGCAAAATGAACAAtgtaatgaacatttttatgaaaAGCTTTATCATATAACAATAGGGGTCCTTGTATCATCTAGGGATGTGCCTGCCCTCacgaaaaaaaacacatgtgagTTATCACATGTGAAAACTCACgtgttttcacatgtgaaatattCAGGGGCATATGTTTCAGACATTTCACAAGTGATGCATTCAAGGGCACATGTGGTTTTCGGACATTTTATGTGTGCAGCATTCAAGGGCACATGTGGCAACACTCACAATGGATTTGTGAATGTTTATCCAGACTTCATCACATGTGATATAGTCTGgataaacataaaacacaaatcaacTGAGAACATTAAGTAcattaacaacaataacattaaGTAAACAATAGGTATAACATAAAGTAAACAATAGGTATAACATTAAGTAAACAATAGGTATAACAAAGTAAACAATAGGTATAACATAAAGTAAACAATAGGTATAACATAAAGTAAACAATAGGTATAACATTAAGTAAACAATAGGTATAACAAAGTAAACAATAGGTATAACATAAAGTAAACAATAGGTATAACATAAAGTAAACAATAGGTATAACATTAAGTAAACAATAGGTATAACATTTCAAGGATACAACATTGCCAGATGTAACTGAGTCACTGACTCAGTGGCAACATTATACTTCCTGCTTGCATCCCCCAAAGCATTTTGAAGGACTGTATTTGCTAAACTCAGAGAATAAAAGAATAACAAGGAGTGACATAATCCATTAACACTTCttcaacattgtttttatatCCCTTGAACACTgacactctcctctctcttcattcatATACAGATATTTAGTGTTCTCAAAATGTGTGGACATACAGGCAAAAACacccaaaaaacatttaaaattgcaTAGACCATTTATTTGAAAACAGCCatacaacatgcaaaataatGGCATTctagtaaaagtaaaacaatatcCTTagattaaaactgtaaaatataaaactgtaacTCCTTCCGGCACTCATGTAGTCACTCCTCTTCATTCCTGGTGGGGTTTTAATACTGAACACTTGAGTGACCCTTCTCACCAGGCAAATCAATGTTTgtacactgttttattttggatCCTGATGAACTTGTTAAAACTAATTAGGCTTTAAAGgattaatctatattttttattgtcaacaaatcccatgaaaagaacacaaccaaaaacataaaaatgtgttagtCCATCTTTTAATACTTTTCCACtgcagtttttagcaaacattgagtgttgagtgtgtgtgagccacaccgctgcactgggtgacatgttccttcattatgaagagtttggagccgtttctaaacaaagtaacgtgaccaaactctccatgatgaaggaacacaccgtgtgtggctcactgacgtgtttttaatagtttttggataacaacagaggaataagatatatcaggcttggatacacacacaatacttgttagtagatcagttcattgttggttttgggaTTTGCTTCTTATttggcaataagaaaaatagttaataaaacagccaacaataaaatgtatcaCATCTCCCAAGATTATGttcttatcatattttattataatattattaatgtcAGCTGAAGAGTCAGTCACACTGGACGGCAGTAGAGGAGGTTGTTTAGTCGACTTCAGTAACTATAAACGAGTCGCTCCGCCGTCCGTTTCCATTACCCTTCTCTATTTTAACTACAGTTCGTTTTGTAGCTAGGTAACTTTTATACAAAAGTAGGTTTGTAAAGGTTTACAGCCTGCCAAGGTGCCAAGGTATTCACCACAATCTGCTCCTCAGTCCCTCTCTTCAACCGTTCTCTCATCCCCAGCCCTCTGCAGTGTCTCTGTCCCTTTCTCCTGCCTCTGCTCACTTCTTCCAGGTCATTTACTTTTCTTGCCAGCCTCTAGCTGTCCACCACATGCCCTCGgactttccctccttttctcatCACCTGACTGCCCCACCCATCCACACACCTGTTCCCACTTCTCATCAGTCCTGCATTCACTTGAGCTTTCCTGCCCATCTCCCTACCTGCACCTCATTCCCTAATCAACCTTAATCAATCCCTAATCAATCAGtacatcccaagtctcttatttgatcTTTCCTCGCTCCTCAATCCTCACTTGAACCAGAAATTGTTCTGGTCTGCCATCTTGAAGGCCATCCCAAGTCTCCTATTTCTCCTCTGAGATGCAAGGAGCGAGGAGGAGTTACAGGTGAGGAAACACAAGAGCAGCCTTCATGGAAGTCTTTTACCAGCCGATACGCCTCCTTATTAGATATCAGCTATTGATTGGACACTGCAGCTGAtcggactgatctgatacatcactgcagtttcataccgaaGTGAAAACAGATAACAGAGTAAACTCAAATGTATCTCtcactcccaagttttatattttattcatctagttaaaaatctgtgttaattgtcagtctgatcaacaaaagaatcataaacaactttcttcatttattagaaagatttttcttttcatgatctgctATTAAAGTCAgagagagtctgtctgtcagcaagaaacagtttaaacacatttatatttgacatcatttgtcatcatttccattcagtcacatctgaggctgaaaattcctgagcgtctGGTTTGATATAAgttaaataatttcatttttccctgaaacatttagcccaATAAACCATTTCCAGTGTTCGAAagacaccctgatcatattctgggttattaaataattaattcagtATCAGGATATcaataaacaatgaataaataatatgaacACATTCTGCCAGTAAAAACGGTTcaggacacagtataaacaCAGAATGCTTCCAGAGTGTTTCCTCTGATGAGTTCAGTATTTAATCAAACCCCACTGTATGTAAGGTAATACCTCATGTTGATCTACAGCATCTCACATTATTTTGGAACGAAAGAAATCAATGACAAGTGGAACCAATGATGACACTGTGattaaaccaaaaaaatcaacacaaatgAACAGATtagatttgtatttatttcataactggtaaataaattcatattctgaaaaaataaagttaaaaaacactttttttgtttcaagCTGAAACTTTCTGCACACTGTCGccctctgcagcagtgagaggGAACTGAAATCATGTTTCAACTACAGAGTTGTTGTGGAAGCTTTCTGTTTATTGTATATCAGCCACTGCAATACCTGGATAATGTGACATTCAGCAAAGTGTGAAAGAACTGAGATTatgtttgatgtgtgtaaatatacagtatactgcacAGGATGCTGATCAGGATTctctaaaaatgattaattacagtatttatacatTTGAAATAACATTTTGCATAACAGCTCTAATcctaaatatctgtaatataacGAACTCTACAGAGAATAAAATAAGCTTGCATTAGTTCAGACAGAACACTcagtaaattataaatcaattgAGTCACACACACCACCTGACATTCAACTGATCTAAACAATCAATCGTGTTTGACACATCGACATGATTCAGTTCAAGCTGCCATCAGCACATTCTTCTCAAAGCTTCTGCTACATGCTGTTACtgactgtctgtgctgctcacttctacctgctgctgctgctgaaaactgaacatgaaaacgtccacatcatcctctacagcctctctctccactgtcatatttcactgttgtaCTACTTTCTGCTTCCATCAGGTGAGTCCAGCCTCTGGTTCAACTGCATCacaacaaaatcacatgaaattTAGGTGAGTTACTTCTCATAACTGTAACTATGAATCTGATGTCGgcctgtttttctcctttcatgatGCTCCAACCTGACTGGACTTTACTCCacgtcttcctgctcctctgtgtcttctgtctgtgctgcagcgACGACCTTCAAGTCTGAGACGTTCTCATACATAAGAGAAGAGTCCAGCTGATGGAGAGAGATGACAATATAAGACTCAATGAGCCTCATTCATGCAATTTGCATACTGTCAGAATTTgaagaatattttttaatattaatgctTCAGAGTAAATTCTTTGATGACCTTTAAGGACTAAAACATTACATCTTTACATTAAAATTTGCTTTATGATTTCatgttgataataaaatgtgttctatTGCATTTATAAGACAAATAATCATAACAATATTTCAGGGCAAGTTCTGTTAAtaaggtctctctctcaccgCTATAGTCTCTACAGGTTCATTCAGTTCAGTGGTGGAGCTCagagttttcttcttcctggattgaatccaacaaaaacaagaaatatttaattaaatgacaTTCATGACTaaaagaatttgaaaatgttttaataagaaaataaaatgagggatgttttctttattgttttaccTCATCCACAGACTCAAGAGAAGCAGAAGAATCAGCATCAGGACCACCAGAATCATCCTGATGAGATTCATTATAAACACCGATTTCCCTAAAGATTGAGACCGACAGAAGGGAGATATGGCTTATCAATAAATGCaatatacaggtgtgtgtgcgtgtgtgtgtctgaaggtCAATGAGCATAATTTACCTGATCCAACAGTCAGATATAAGGTGGAGTTATGAcgtcctcttctgttctgggcttcacagtaataattcccactgtgttcaggtctgacatcagtgatggtgaagatctgtcctgatgcttttggtgagtcttcattcttcttgtaccaggtataattagctgctgggttagcatcactgctacaggtcagagtcactgaactgccctccactatctcaccagagggactcactgacacagagggaagctttggagcatctggaggagatgtaacaaaatgaatgaagtaTAAAATGAGGAAGGGTTGCATTAGTACAACATGTTGtattggagctgctcagtgaactacagcagcagactgaatgtgaagcaggcagagctgaagaaagCAGACATGATCAGACAAATCCCTACTTAACAAGGTTGACAAGTCCATCAGctgtatgtttctttttaaataagctgtttcactcacatttcacatcaataaagatgtattcagatgtcctcttccccagctggttctcagctgtacagtaatactctccagagtcagaggactggatggagctgaagacaagctgtggttctttactgagaggttgaaggtctggatttacattcttcttgtaccaggtgtatttagctgctgggttagcatcactgctacaggtcagattcact is part of the Thunnus albacares chromosome 3, fThuAlb1.1, whole genome shotgun sequence genome and harbors:
- the LOC122973434 gene encoding small subunit processome component 20 homolog; its protein translation is MHFLVDAGLKLLHLSLKKTKVTSFEVCPSHGRPAAGEDIQEEQDEKGADQLLFSYLTLITKLNKYCSLLELSKPHNTLCRIRCKD